CATCTCTTGTTTCCGTCATTAACGATCGTAGCTTGTCGTCAAATATTCGTTTAAGCTTACTCTTCCTTTTAAACATAGACACCGCTCCTTTTATAATTCTCGGCGTCCCTCGAGTGCTTTAGATAATGTAACTTCATCTGCATATTCAAGGTCTCCACCTACCGGTAACCCATGTGCAATTCTTGTCGTTTTGATACCAGACGGTCTTACTAATCTTGAAATATACATGGCTGTTGCTTCACCTTCAATTGTTGGGTTGGTAGCGAGAATTAACTCTTCAACTTCCTCATCCTGCAAGCGCGTCAAAAGAGACGGAACATTTATATCTTCTGGTCCAACACCATCCATTGGTGAGATAGCACCGTGGAGTACATGATAAAGCCCTTGATAATCTCGCATTTTTTCCATTGCTATCACATCTTTTGGATCTTGCACAACACATATAAGTGAACGATCACGCTGTTTATCCTGGCATATATGACATGGATCTACATCTGTAATATGTCCGCAAGTTGAACAGAAGTGTAAATTTCGCTTCGCATCCACAAGCGCCTTTGCAAAATCTAACACAGTGTCCTCTTCCATACTTAATACAAAAAACGCCAGTCGGCCCGCTGTTTTCGGACCGATGCCTGGCAATTTCATAAAACTATCAATTAACTTAGATATTGGTTCTGGATAATGCATACTTATTCCTCCTAGAACATCCCCGGTAGGTTTAATCCCTTCGTGAATTGTCCCATTGTTGAGTTCGTTAACTCATCCGCTTTTTTCATTGCTTCGTTTGTAGCAATCACTACTAAGTCTTGTAAGATTTCTACATCTTCTGGATCGACTACGTCTGGGTTAATCACAACTTCTAATACTTCTTTATCTCCTGAAACCGTCACTTTGACCATACCGCCGCCAGCAGTTCCTTCGAGACGCTCTTCCCCTAGTTTCTCTTGTGCTTCCGCCATTTTCTTTTGCATTTTTTGCATTTGCTTCATCATACCTTGCATATTTCCCATACCGCGCATGTCAATTTCCTCCTCAATTTTAGTTTTACCTCTCAAAAATTCCTTCTCTTCTATAATAAGTCGAAATGAAACTTTTCGGTACTATATCGATTAATCATCGTGTACTTCAATAAAGTCCTTGCCGAAAATCTTCTCAGCTTCCGCTACAATTGGATCAGCAACTTCTTGTTCTGCTTCTTTTAAAAAGTCCATCATTTCATCCGCGACGCTTTCTTCGTTTCCTTCGCCTGCGTTGTCACCTTGTTTCTCAAGCCCATGATTCCGAATAAAGTCAGACCGAACTTTGAGCCATG
This window of the Sporosarcina ureilytica genome carries:
- the recR gene encoding recombination mediator RecR — translated: MHYPEPISKLIDSFMKLPGIGPKTAGRLAFFVLSMEEDTVLDFAKALVDAKRNLHFCSTCGHITDVDPCHICQDKQRDRSLICVVQDPKDVIAMEKMRDYQGLYHVLHGAISPMDGVGPEDINVPSLLTRLQDEEVEELILATNPTIEGEATAMYISRLVRPSGIKTTRIAHGLPVGGDLEYADEVTLSKALEGRREL
- a CDS encoding YbaB/EbfC family nucleoid-associated protein gives rise to the protein MRGMGNMQGMMKQMQKMQKKMAEAQEKLGEERLEGTAGGGMVKVTVSGDKEVLEVVINPDVVDPEDVEILQDLVVIATNEAMKKADELTNSTMGQFTKGLNLPGMF